A genomic region of Tistrella bauzanensis contains the following coding sequences:
- a CDS encoding SDR family NAD(P)-dependent oxidoreductase codes for MTPLAGKVALVTGAGRGIGRGIAMHLAMSGAKLVLTSRTAGELEDLAAEIRAGGGVAMAVTGSVSDPVAADAMVDAACGAFGRLDILVNNAGIVEDAAFLDITIESWRRVIDTNLTGCFLMTQRAARRMKDHGGGSIVNIASIDAQGYDGPQASYVASKAGIIGLTRDAATALAPFGIRVNSVSPGWVRTRMIEDFLTPDQLDYMLHRFERVPMRRLVEIGEVAAAVAFLASDAAAAITGIDIPVDGGTLATLNVYETLPR; via the coding sequence ATGACCCCGCTGGCGGGCAAGGTCGCGCTGGTCACCGGCGCCGGGCGCGGCATCGGCCGGGGTATCGCCATGCATCTGGCGATGTCGGGCGCAAAACTGGTGCTGACCAGCCGCACGGCGGGTGAACTGGAGGATCTCGCGGCCGAGATCCGCGCGGGCGGCGGCGTCGCCATGGCGGTGACCGGCAGCGTCTCGGACCCGGTGGCGGCCGACGCCATGGTCGATGCGGCCTGCGGCGCCTTCGGCCGGCTCGACATCCTGGTCAACAATGCCGGCATCGTCGAGGACGCGGCGTTTCTGGACATCACGATCGAAAGCTGGCGGCGGGTGATCGACACCAATCTGACCGGCTGCTTCCTGATGACCCAGCGCGCGGCGCGGCGGATGAAGGATCATGGCGGCGGCTCGATCGTCAACATCGCCTCGATCGACGCCCAGGGCTATGACGGCCCACAGGCCTCGTATGTGGCATCGAAGGCCGGCATCATCGGCCTGACCCGGGATGCCGCGACCGCGCTGGCGCCGTTCGGCATCCGGGTCAACAGCGTCAGCCCCGGCTGGGTGCGGACCCGGATGATCGAGGATTTCCTGACCCCTGACCAGCTCGACTATATGCTCCACCGGTTCGAGCGTGTGCCGATGCGCCGGCTGGTCGAGATCGGCGAAGTGGCGGCCGCGGTGGCGTTCCTTGCATCGGATGCCGCCGCCGCCATCACCGGCATCGACATCCCGGTCGATGGCGGCACGCTGGCGACGCTCAACGTCTATGAAACCCTGCCGCGGTGA